The following proteins come from a genomic window of Eulemur rufifrons isolate Redbay chromosome 24, OSU_ERuf_1, whole genome shotgun sequence:
- the FAM187B gene encoding protein FAM187B yields the protein MLTSLGLLLSFALPALGLYVSISCPRGKQCQRALLSGNDILLHCNSSGAHWHYYLAHGRDQPPSSLTSVSNTEIMPEGSLLIREPLHSQTGVYRCLNTNGTQVAQYEIDFQDVTRLHITHKDLGQQPLQNETLFLGGKELIFTRWEPWQNCNRCEEPGERKRLGYCYIQEPLEEPTPCWLYLGEVKLWSSRLRPEMQVEACTAQCFDHEPLGVDYVTFDNFQLNPESESVWLSCPLGSIYRPVIWEADETPLTWQRQLSGKAIGTLLDLSTGGRQLQIFQPAIYRCFVQGELMAQFNPRPSPEALQAQKEEDEAWLQEAGGTSRRKAGSVLTGLKLVLLAGTVLALAGLLLRFCRPSRGRRRDWAVLVK from the exons ATGCTGACCTCCCTGGGGCTGCTGCTCAGCTTCGCTCTCCCAGCGCTGGGGCTGTATGTTTCCATCAGCTGTCCCAGAGGCAAGCAATGCCAAAGGGCCCTGCTCTCAGGCAATGACATCCTACTGCACTGCAACTCCTCGGGGGCACACTGGCATTACTACCTCGCCCACGGCAGAGACCAGCCGCCCTCCAGCCTCACCAGTGTTTCCAACACAGAAATAATGCCTGAGGGCAGCCTCCTCATCAGAGAGCCGTTGCACTCCCAGACGGGTGTCTACCGCTGCTTGAACACGAATGGCACCCAAGTGGCGCAATACGAGATTGACTTCCAGGACGTTACCAGGCTGCACATAACACACAAAGACCTGGGGCAACAGCCCCTGCAGAATGAGACCCTATTCCTGGGTGGCAAGGAGCTCATCTTCACCCGGTGGGAGCCCTGGCAGAACTGTAACCGCTGTGAGGAGCCGGGCGAGCGCAAACGCCTGGGGTACTGCTACATCCAGGAGCCGCTGGAGGAGCCCACGCCCTGCTGGCTCTACCTGGGAGAGGTGAAGCTGTGGTCCAGCCGCCTGCGGCCTGAGATGCAGGTGGAGGCCTGCACTGCCCAGTGCTTTGATCATGAACCACTGGGGGTGGATTACGTCACCTTTGACAACTTCCAGCTCAACCCGGAGTCAGAGTCTGTGTGGCTCTCCTGCCCCTTAGGATCCATCTACAG GCCAGTCATCTGGGAAGCTGACGAAACCCCCCTGACGTGGCAGCGCCAGCTCTCGGGCAAGGCCATCGGCACCCTGCTGGACCTCTCCACCGGCGGCAGGCAGCTGCAGATCTTCCAGCCGGCCATTTACAGGTGCTTCGTGCAGGGGGAGCTCATGGCCCAGTTCAATCCCAGGCCCAGCCCCGAGGCACTGCAGGCCCAGAAGGAAGAGGACGAGGCGTGGCTGCAGGAGGCCGGGGGAACCTCGAGGCGGAAGGCGGGCTCCGTCCTCACGGGCCTGAAGCTGGTGCTGCTCGCGGGCACCGTGCTGGCCCTGGCGGGGCTGCTGCTCAGGTTCTGCCGCCCTTC